The Palleronia sp. THAF1 genome window below encodes:
- the carB gene encoding carbamoyl-phosphate synthase large subunit, with product MPKRTDIQSIMIIGAGPIIIGQACEFDYSGAQACKALREEGYRVILVNSNPATIMTDPGLADATYIEPITPEVVAKIIAKEKPDALLPTMGGQTGLNTALALEEMGVLAEHGVEMIGARREAIEMAEDRKLFREAMDRLGLENPKATIVAAPKTDTGYDIREGLDQAIAAIEYVGLPAIIRPAFTLGGTGGGVAYNREEYEHYCRSGLEASPVAQILIDESLLGWKEFEMEVVRDRADNAIIVCAIENVDPMGVHTGDSITVAPALTLTDKEYQIMRSASIAVLREIGVETGGSNVQWAVNPDDGRMVVIEMNPRVSRSSALASKATGFPIAKIAAKLAIGYTLDELDNDITGVTPASFEPSIDYVVTKIPRFAFEKFPGATPDLSTAMKSVGEAMAVGRTFHESVQKALASMETGLSGFDEIDIPNADTDPAAIRTALARQTPDRLRVAAQAMRHGMSLDDIHAVTKFDPWFLARIREIVDAEETVRKTGLPTDEDGLRDLKVMGFTDARLARLTGRDEANVRRARHNLGVTAVFKRIDTCAAEFEAQTPYMYSTYEAPMMGEVEDEARPSDRKKVVILGGGPNRIGQGIEFDYCCVHACYALSDAGYETIMVNCNPETVSTDYDTSDRLYFEPLTFEHVMEILRVEQENGTLHGVIVQFGGQTPLKLANDLQDAGIPILGTSPDAIDLAEDRERFQAMLNELGLKQPVNGLARSDEQALEMAKDVGFPLVIRPSYVLGGRAMEIVRDEAHLKRYIRDAVDVSGTNPVLLDSYLSGAVEVDVDCLSDGEDVHVAGVMQHIEEAGVHSGDSACCLPPHTLSRDLVEEMERQAIAMAKKLGVVGLMNVQFAVKDDVIYVLEVNPRASRTVPFVAKATDSAIASIAARLMAGEPLSNFPLRKAYPDGTSPDDTLPLADPMTLADPHMPWFSVKESVLPFARFPGVDTLLGPEMRSTGEVMGWDRDFATAFLKAQMGAGVDLPDAGTAFLSIKEADKTDQLVETARILTDLGLSIVATDGTHRFLADNGIESKQVNKVYEGGRTIVDVMKDGGVDLVMNTTEGAQAVEDSRSMRSVALYDKIPYYTTLAGSHAAALAIQARREGEIEVRSLQG from the coding sequence ATGCCGAAGCGGACCGATATCCAATCGATCATGATCATCGGAGCGGGGCCCATCATCATTGGGCAAGCCTGCGAGTTCGACTATTCCGGCGCACAAGCCTGCAAGGCTCTGCGAGAGGAAGGCTACCGGGTCATCCTGGTGAACTCGAACCCCGCGACGATCATGACCGATCCGGGGCTGGCGGATGCGACCTACATCGAGCCGATCACGCCAGAGGTGGTTGCGAAGATCATTGCAAAGGAAAAGCCCGACGCTCTGTTGCCGACGATGGGCGGGCAGACCGGCCTGAACACCGCGCTTGCCTTGGAAGAGATGGGCGTGCTGGCCGAACACGGGGTCGAGATGATCGGCGCACGGCGCGAGGCCATTGAAATGGCCGAGGACCGTAAGCTGTTCCGCGAGGCGATGGACCGGTTGGGGCTGGAGAACCCAAAGGCCACCATCGTCGCCGCCCCGAAGACCGACACGGGCTACGACATTCGCGAGGGTCTGGATCAGGCCATTGCCGCCATCGAATACGTGGGCCTGCCCGCCATCATCCGCCCCGCCTTCACGCTGGGCGGCACGGGCGGCGGCGTCGCCTACAACCGGGAGGAATATGAGCATTACTGCCGCTCGGGGCTGGAAGCCTCTCCGGTCGCGCAGATCCTGATCGACGAGTCCCTTCTCGGCTGGAAAGAGTTCGAGATGGAGGTCGTCCGCGACCGCGCCGATAACGCCATCATCGTCTGCGCCATCGAAAATGTGGACCCGATGGGCGTCCACACCGGCGACTCGATCACCGTCGCGCCCGCGCTGACGCTGACCGACAAGGAATACCAGATCATGCGTTCGGCCAGCATCGCTGTCCTGCGCGAGATCGGCGTCGAGACCGGCGGATCGAACGTGCAGTGGGCCGTGAACCCCGATGACGGCCGCATGGTCGTGATCGAGATGAACCCCCGCGTGTCCCGCTCGTCCGCGCTGGCATCCAAGGCCACCGGCTTCCCCATCGCCAAGATCGCTGCAAAGCTGGCGATTGGCTACACGCTGGACGAGTTGGACAACGACATTACCGGCGTCACGCCCGCGTCGTTCGAGCCGTCCATCGACTACGTCGTCACCAAGATTCCTCGGTTCGCCTTCGAGAAGTTCCCCGGCGCCACGCCAGATCTGAGCACGGCGATGAAATCCGTGGGCGAGGCGATGGCCGTGGGTCGCACGTTCCACGAGTCGGTGCAGAAAGCACTGGCGTCCATGGAAACCGGCCTGTCGGGCTTCGACGAGATCGATATCCCCAACGCCGACACCGATCCCGCCGCCATCCGCACCGCCCTTGCCCGCCAGACCCCCGACCGCCTGCGCGTCGCGGCCCAAGCCATGCGCCATGGCATGTCGCTGGACGATATCCACGCCGTGACGAAATTCGACCCGTGGTTCCTGGCCCGCATCAGAGAGATCGTCGACGCTGAAGAGACCGTGCGCAAGACCGGCCTGCCCACCGACGAAGACGGGCTGCGCGACCTCAAGGTGATGGGTTTCACCGACGCGCGCCTTGCCCGGCTGACGGGCCGGGATGAGGCGAACGTCCGCCGCGCCCGCCACAACCTTGGCGTCACCGCCGTCTTCAAGCGCATCGACACCTGCGCCGCCGAATTCGAAGCCCAGACCCCCTACATGTATTCGACCTACGAGGCCCCGATGATGGGCGAGGTCGAGGATGAGGCGCGACCGTCCGACCGCAAGAAGGTCGTGATCCTTGGCGGCGGTCCCAACCGGATCGGTCAGGGTATCGAATTCGATTATTGCTGTGTCCACGCCTGCTATGCGCTGTCCGACGCGGGCTATGAAACCATCATGGTCAACTGCAACCCAGAGACGGTCAGCACCGACTACGACACGTCGGATCGCCTGTATTTCGAACCGTTGACGTTTGAGCATGTCATGGAAATCCTGCGGGTTGAGCAGGAAAACGGCACGTTGCACGGCGTCATCGTCCAGTTCGGCGGGCAGACACCGCTGAAACTGGCGAACGACCTGCAGGACGCCGGTATTCCCATACTCGGCACCTCCCCCGACGCCATCGACTTGGCCGAAGACCGCGAGCGGTTCCAGGCGATGCTGAACGAGCTTGGTTTGAAGCAGCCGGTCAACGGCCTTGCGCGTTCGGACGAACAGGCGTTGGAGATGGCCAAGGACGTCGGCTTCCCACTGGTTATCCGCCCCTCTTACGTGCTGGGCGGCCGCGCGATGGAGATCGTCCGCGACGAGGCGCACCTGAAACGCTACATCCGCGACGCGGTGGACGTATCCGGCACGAACCCCGTCCTGCTCGACAGCTACCTGTCGGGTGCCGTCGAAGTAGACGTGGACTGCCTGTCCGATGGTGAAGACGTCCATGTCGCGGGCGTCATGCAGCACATCGAAGAGGCTGGCGTCCACTCAGGCGACAGCGCTTGTTGTCTACCGCCCCACACCCTGTCCCGCGATCTGGTCGAGGAAATGGAACGTCAAGCGATCGCCATGGCCAAGAAGCTGGGCGTCGTCGGCCTGATGAACGTACAGTTCGCGGTGAAGGACGACGTGATCTACGTGCTGGAGGTGAACCCCCGCGCGTCGCGCACGGTCCCCTTCGTTGCGAAGGCCACCGATAGCGCCATCGCCTCCATCGCTGCGCGCCTGATGGCCGGCGAGCCGCTGTCGAACTTCCCGCTGCGCAAGGCCTACCCCGATGGCACCTCGCCCGACGACACGCTGCCGTTGGCCGACCCCATGACGCTGGCCGACCCGCATATGCCGTGGTTCTCGGTCAAGGAATCCGTCCTGCCCTTCGCCCGCTTCCCCGGCGTCGACACGCTGCTTGGCCCGGAAATGCGTTCGACCGGTGAAGTCATGGGCTGGGACCGCGACTTCGCGACCGCCTTCCTGAAGGCGCAGATGGGCGCAGGCGTGGACCTGCCCGACGCAGGCACGGCCTTCCTGTCGATCAAGGAAGCCGACAAGACCGATCAACTGGTCGAGACGGCGCGCATTCTGACGGACCTTGGCCTCTCCATCGTCGCCACCGACGGCACGCACCGCTTCCTTGCCGACAACGGCATCGAATCCAAGCAGGTGAATAAGGTCTACGAAGGCGGGCGCACCATCGTTGACGTCATGAAGGACGGCGGCGTCGATCTGGTGATGAACACCACCGAAGGCGCGCAGGCGGTGGAAGACAGCCGCTCGATGCGGTCCGTCGCGCTGTATGACAAAATTCCCTACTACACCACGCTCGCCGGTTCCCACGCTGCGGCGCTGGCGATACAGGCCCGTCGCGAGGGCGAAATCGAAGTGCGCAGTTTGCAGGGTTAG
- a CDS encoding SAM-dependent methyltransferase, translated as MWERIFVDIVHAIVRDGTLHVTLPSSRKFSAGSGEPQITAAITETDRLAKIVKDPDLGTGEGYMEGELVIENDDLRGFMGLLLGNMRSGHQHWIQRAHVNVGKHLRRVSQFNPARKSRENVAHHYDLSAELYDIFLDADRQYSCAYWPTDEITLEEAQLEKKRHIARKLLIEPGMTVLDIGCGWGGMAITLAEEFGAHVVGVTLSEEQYSLANKRVTEKGLQDKVEIRLQDYRDVTETFDRVVSVGMFEHVGVPHYDEYFAAVRERMTGDGIALIHTIGRMNPPGITSAFIEKYIFPGGYIPALSETVAAVERQRLDQMDIEVWRLHYAKTLRAWQLRFEDGIDKVHALYDERFARMWRYYLVASEMSFVYGQQVVFHLQLAKQKDSVPITRDYLYS; from the coding sequence ATGTGGGAACGGATTTTCGTGGACATCGTCCACGCGATCGTGAGGGACGGCACGCTGCACGTCACCCTGCCATCGAGCCGCAAGTTCAGCGCCGGATCGGGTGAGCCTCAGATCACCGCTGCCATCACCGAGACAGACCGTCTGGCCAAGATCGTCAAGGATCCCGATCTGGGCACCGGCGAGGGGTACATGGAAGGTGAGCTGGTCATCGAGAACGACGACCTGCGCGGTTTCATGGGCCTGCTTCTGGGCAACATGCGCTCTGGCCACCAGCATTGGATCCAGCGCGCGCATGTGAACGTCGGCAAGCATCTGCGGCGCGTGTCGCAGTTCAATCCGGCCCGGAAATCGCGCGAGAATGTGGCCCACCACTACGATCTGTCCGCCGAACTATACGACATCTTTCTAGACGCCGACCGTCAATATTCCTGCGCCTACTGGCCGACCGACGAGATCACGCTGGAAGAGGCCCAGCTGGAAAAGAAGCGCCACATCGCGCGCAAGCTGCTGATAGAGCCGGGCATGACCGTTCTGGACATCGGCTGCGGCTGGGGCGGCATGGCCATCACGCTGGCCGAAGAGTTCGGCGCGCATGTCGTCGGCGTCACCCTGTCCGAAGAACAGTACAGCCTTGCGAACAAGCGCGTGACCGAAAAGGGTCTGCAGGATAAGGTAGAGATCCGCCTACAGGACTACCGCGACGTGACCGAAACCTTCGACCGGGTCGTGTCGGTCGGCATGTTCGAGCATGTGGGCGTGCCCCACTACGACGAATATTTCGCCGCCGTACGTGAGCGAATGACAGGCGACGGTATCGCCCTGATCCACACCATCGGGCGCATGAATCCACCGGGCATCACCTCTGCCTTCATCGAAAAGTACATCTTTCCAGGCGGCTACATTCCGGCGCTCTCGGAAACCGTCGCCGCCGTCGAACGCCAGCGCCTCGACCAGATGGATATCGAGGTTTGGCGTCTGCACTACGCGAAGACCCTGCGCGCATGGCAGCTGCGATTCGAGGATGGCATCGACAAGGTCCACGCCCTTTACGACGAACGGTTCGCCCGCATGTGGCGCTACTACCTCGTCGCTTCAGAGATGAGCTTCGTCTACGGCCAGCAGGTCGTCTTCCACCTGCAACTGGCCAAGCAGAAGGACTCCGTGCCGATCACGCGGGACTATCTGTACAGCTAG
- the aspS gene encoding aspartate--tRNA ligase encodes MHAYRTHTCAALSKENVGDTVRLAGWVHRVRDHGGVLFLDLRDHFGITQVICDPDSDAFSDMEKVRSEWCIRIDGTVKARDESLVNAKLPTGEIEVYCRGIEVLGQAGELPLPVFGEPEYPEETRLKYRFLDLRRETLHNNMVLRSDVVRDLRQRMWDQNFNEFQTPIITASSPEGARDFLVPSRLHPGKFYALPQAPQQFKQLIMVSGFDKYFQIAPCFRDEDPRADRSPTDFYQLDMEMSFVEQEDVFATIEPVIRGCFERFGGGRKVDQTWEQISYRDAALWYGTDKPDLRNPIKMQVVSEHFAGSGFAIFASLLEKEGTEIRAIPAPKGGSRKFCDRMNKFAQEQGLPGMGYIFWRDQGDGMEAAGPLAKNIGPERTEAIRQQLGLEVGDAAFFLGGKPADFEGVAGRARTVIGDELGLTDKDRFAFAWIVDFPMYEKDDEGRIDFSHNPFSMPQGGMEALDGDPLEVLGYQYDLACNGYELISGAIRNHRPEIMFKAFEIAGYDEAEVRKRFGGMVNAFQYGAPPHGGCAAGIDRIVMLLADEANIRQVIMFPMNQQAQDLMMNAPSEATPAQLRELGLRVMAKDQA; translated from the coding sequence ATGCACGCCTACCGCACCCATACCTGTGCCGCCCTGTCGAAAGAGAACGTGGGCGATACCGTGCGTCTCGCCGGTTGGGTGCACCGCGTGCGCGACCATGGCGGCGTGCTGTTCCTGGACCTGCGCGACCACTTCGGCATCACGCAGGTGATCTGCGACCCGGACTCGGACGCGTTCTCCGACATGGAGAAGGTCCGCTCGGAATGGTGCATCCGCATCGATGGCACGGTGAAGGCGCGCGACGAGAGCCTTGTGAACGCCAAGCTGCCGACGGGTGAGATCGAGGTCTACTGCCGAGGGATCGAAGTTCTGGGGCAGGCGGGAGAGCTGCCGCTGCCGGTCTTCGGCGAGCCGGAGTACCCCGAGGAAACGCGCCTGAAGTACCGCTTCCTCGACCTGCGGCGCGAGACGCTGCACAACAACATGGTTCTGCGCTCGGACGTTGTGCGCGATTTGCGTCAGCGGATGTGGGACCAGAACTTCAACGAGTTCCAGACGCCGATCATCACGGCATCTTCGCCTGAAGGCGCGCGCGACTTCCTGGTGCCGTCGCGTTTGCATCCGGGCAAGTTCTACGCGCTGCCGCAGGCCCCGCAGCAATTCAAGCAGCTGATCATGGTGTCGGGCTTCGACAAGTATTTCCAGATCGCGCCCTGCTTTCGCGATGAAGACCCCCGCGCCGACCGCTCGCCCACCGATTTCTACCAGCTCGACATGGAAATGTCCTTCGTCGAGCAAGAAGACGTCTTCGCCACCATCGAGCCGGTGATCCGCGGCTGCTTCGAGCGCTTTGGCGGCGGTCGCAAGGTCGACCAGACGTGGGAACAGATTTCCTACCGCGATGCCGCGTTGTGGTACGGCACCGACAAGCCCGACCTGCGTAACCCGATCAAGATGCAGGTGGTGTCTGAGCATTTCGCCGGATCCGGCTTTGCGATCTTCGCGTCGCTGTTGGAAAAAGAAGGCACGGAAATCCGGGCCATTCCCGCGCCCAAGGGTGGCAGCCGCAAGTTCTGCGACCGGATGAACAAGTTCGCGCAAGAGCAGGGCCTGCCGGGGATGGGGTATATTTTTTGGCGCGATCAGGGCGACGGTATGGAAGCCGCTGGTCCGCTTGCCAAGAACATTGGGCCGGAGCGGACGGAAGCGATCCGCCAGCAGCTTGGTCTGGAAGTCGGCGATGCGGCGTTCTTCCTGGGCGGCAAGCCTGCTGATTTCGAAGGCGTTGCGGGTCGCGCGCGCACTGTCATCGGCGATGAGCTGGGCCTGACCGACAAGGACCGCTTCGCTTTCGCGTGGATCGTTGACTTCCCGATGTACGAAAAGGACGACGAAGGCCGGATCGACTTCAGCCACAACCCGTTCTCCATGCCGCAGGGCGGGATGGAGGCGCTGGACGGCGATCCGCTGGAGGTCCTGGGATACCAGTACGATCTGGCGTGCAACGGCTACGAGCTGATTTCCGGCGCGATCCGAAACCACCGCCCCGAGATCATGTTCAAGGCCTTCGAGATCGCCGGCTACGACGAGGCCGAGGTGCGCAAGCGGTTCGGCGGCATGGTCAATGCGTTCCAATATGGCGCGCCGCCCCACGGTGGCTGTGCCGCCGGTATCGATCGTATCGTCATGCTGCTGGCGGACGAGGCGAACATCCGTCAGGTCATCATGTTCCCGATGAACCAACAGGCGCAGGACCTGATGATGAACGCCCCGTCCGAAGCAACCCCGGCGCAGCTGCGCGAGTTGGGTCTGCGGGTGATGGCGAAGGATCAGGCGTAG
- a CDS encoding response regulator, with protein sequence MNDLMQTRRPTSDRPLLGQSVLVVEDSRHAGEALRLMCMKGGARIRRADCLKSADRHLKSWRPSVVIIDLGLPDGSGLDLIRRLNTATPRVAVLLAVSGEPQMRQAALAAGADGFLAKPFGSVANFHAMVLAKLPHAARPLGPRRLDTDVLEPDEAMFLDDLSLIGELMDGSADRATMAYAMDFARGLARSVGDTELLAAVARLEAALDHGRPILPEIGNLAALVQTRTGGRRMAG encoded by the coding sequence ATGAACGATCTCATGCAAACCCGGCGGCCGACGTCGGACAGACCTCTTCTTGGGCAATCGGTACTGGTCGTCGAAGACAGCCGCCACGCCGGTGAAGCATTGCGGCTGATGTGCATGAAAGGCGGGGCGCGGATTCGTCGTGCCGACTGTCTCAAATCCGCTGATCGTCATCTGAAATCCTGGCGTCCGTCGGTCGTGATCATCGACCTTGGCCTGCCCGACGGGTCCGGACTGGACTTGATCCGACGCCTGAACACGGCCACTCCGCGCGTCGCGGTGCTACTCGCCGTTTCGGGAGAGCCACAGATGCGACAGGCCGCGCTGGCCGCCGGGGCCGATGGGTTCCTTGCCAAACCGTTCGGCTCGGTCGCGAATTTCCACGCGATGGTGCTGGCGAAGCTGCCGCACGCTGCCCGCCCCCTTGGCCCTCGAAGGTTGGACACCGATGTGCTGGAACCGGACGAGGCGATGTTTCTCGATGATCTGTCGCTGATCGGAGAGTTGATGGACGGCAGCGCAGACCGCGCGACGATGGCCTACGCGATGGACTTCGCGCGCGGATTGGCACGCTCTGTCGGAGACACCGAACTTCTCGCCGCGGTTGCCCGCCTTGAAGCCGCGCTCGACCACGGCCGCCCGATCCTTCCCGAAATCGGCAACCTGGCCGCCTTGGTCCAAACCCGGACAGGCGGGCGGAGGATGGCGGGGTAA
- the mce gene encoding methylmalonyl-CoA epimerase gives MIGRLNHVAIAVPDLDAAAAQYRGTLGAEVGAPQDEPDHGVTVIFITLPNTKIELLHPLGEGSPIAAFLEKNPAGGIHHICYEVDDIIAARDHLTSEGVRVLGDGEPKIGAHGKPVLFLHPKDFTGTLIELEQV, from the coding sequence ATGATCGGACGGTTGAACCACGTGGCCATCGCAGTGCCGGATTTGGACGCCGCAGCGGCGCAGTATCGCGGCACGCTGGGGGCAGAGGTCGGCGCACCACAGGATGAGCCGGACCACGGCGTCACCGTCATCTTCATCACGTTGCCGAACACCAAGATCGAATTGCTGCACCCGTTGGGCGAAGGCTCTCCCATCGCAGCGTTTCTGGAGAAGAATCCGGCGGGCGGCATTCATCACATCTGCTACGAGGTGGATGACATCATCGCCGCGCGCGATCATCTGACAAGTGAAGGCGTGCGGGTTCTGGGCGATGGAGAGCCGAAGATCGGCGCGCATGGCAAGCCGGTGCTGTTCCTGCATCCCAAGGACTTCACGGGCACCCTGATCGAGTTGGAGCAAGTCTAG
- a CDS encoding DUF1467 family protein codes for MGITSALVLYAVVWFMVFFVVLPIGLSTQGDEGEIVPGTHASSPARFPLKRKVIQTTAWGTVIWAVIAGVILSGAISVRDIDWFDRMSPPEAQSGETDE; via the coding sequence ATGGGCATCACATCCGCGCTGGTTCTCTATGCCGTCGTCTGGTTCATGGTCTTCTTCGTCGTGCTGCCCATCGGGCTGTCGACGCAAGGTGACGAGGGCGAGATCGTGCCGGGCACCCACGCCAGCAGCCCCGCGCGCTTTCCGCTGAAGCGCAAGGTCATCCAGACAACCGCTTGGGGCACCGTCATCTGGGCTGTCATCGCCGGCGTGATCCTGTCCGGCGCGATCAGCGTTCGGGATATCGACTGGTTCGACCGGATGTCGCCCCCCGAGGCGCAATCCGGTGAAACAGATGAGTAA
- a CDS encoding EI24 domain-containing protein, protein MKFLGDIARAIAQLSDPAFQRVLWTGIGLTVLLLVGLGAATVWGLNWLLPDTVSLPFIGTIGWLDDIASGLSVVGLMILSVFLMMPVASVFTGFLLDDVTDAVEAKHYPNLTPAPRLSIIESIRDGAGFLGVLIAANLMALIAYLIVPPFAPFIFYALNGFLLGREYIQLIATRRLGPEGAAALRARHPFRIWAAGCLMAVPLTIPIVNLTVPLLGAASFTHLFHRIAPRGATSGRTSRYPER, encoded by the coding sequence GTGAAATTCCTTGGCGACATCGCGCGTGCCATCGCGCAACTCAGCGACCCGGCGTTCCAGCGTGTGCTCTGGACCGGGATCGGCCTGACCGTTCTGCTGCTGGTCGGCCTCGGCGCGGCGACCGTCTGGGGGCTGAACTGGCTGCTGCCCGACACCGTGTCGCTGCCGTTCATCGGAACGATCGGCTGGTTGGATGACATTGCGTCCGGCCTGTCGGTCGTCGGGCTGATGATCCTGTCGGTGTTCCTTATGATGCCTGTGGCTTCCGTCTTTACGGGCTTTCTACTGGACGACGTGACAGACGCGGTCGAGGCGAAGCACTACCCGAACCTGACCCCGGCCCCGCGCCTGTCGATCATTGAGTCGATCCGCGATGGCGCGGGCTTTCTGGGCGTGCTGATCGCGGCGAACCTGATGGCGCTGATCGCCTACCTAATCGTGCCGCCCTTCGCGCCGTTCATCTTCTATGCGCTGAACGGCTTTCTTCTGGGCCGCGAATACATTCAGTTGATCGCCACGCGACGCCTTGGCCCTGAAGGTGCCGCCGCATTACGCGCACGCCACCCTTTCCGCATCTGGGCGGCGGGATGTCTGATGGCGGTACCGCTGACAATCCCCATCGTGAACCTGACCGTGCCACTACTGGGCGCGGCCAGCTTTACTCATCTGTTTCACCGGATTGCGCCTCGGGGGGCGACATCCGGTCGAACCAGTCGATATCCCGAACGCTGA
- a CDS encoding nitroreductase — MPPPNPAALDFLLTRRSRPAKTLTAPVPTREDLLPILTAALRSPDHGKLEPWRLIVLERAALMRLAELVGERGKALGRTPEEIDKQRLQYADGGLAVAVIASPVDSPKVPHIEQILSAGAVCLSLVNAALASGWGANWLSGWASHDRVFMANGLGLAEHEMVAGLIHIGTETTPPPDRPRPDLDTKVDWVTQ, encoded by the coding sequence ATGCCCCCGCCCAACCCCGCCGCGCTGGATTTCTTGCTGACACGTCGTTCGCGCCCCGCAAAGACGCTGACCGCGCCGGTGCCCACGCGCGAAGACCTGCTGCCGATCCTGACCGCTGCCCTGCGCAGCCCCGATCATGGCAAGCTGGAGCCATGGCGTCTGATCGTGCTGGAACGGGCGGCGCTGATGCGGCTGGCGGAATTGGTCGGGGAACGGGGCAAAGCGCTGGGGCGCACGCCGGAAGAGATCGACAAGCAGCGCCTGCAATATGCCGATGGCGGGTTGGCCGTCGCCGTCATCGCCTCGCCAGTGGACAGCCCAAAGGTGCCCCACATCGAGCAGATCCTGTCTGCGGGTGCCGTCTGCCTGAGCCTTGTGAACGCGGCCCTTGCGTCAGGCTGGGGAGCCAACTGGCTGTCCGGCTGGGCCAGCCATGACCGGGTCTTCATGGCGAACGGCCTTGGCTTGGCCGAGCATGAGATGGTCGCGGGCCTGATCCACATCGGCACCGAAACGACACCGCCGCCCGACCGCCCCCGTCCCGACCTAGACACAAAGGTCGATTGGGTCACGCAGTGA
- a CDS encoding SH3 domain-containing protein, with translation MRRSFVTFLALGALAGCVSLGSPTVVRNTGAELLKLRAGPGLGYNVILGLPDGTRLVRRDCVTEVGQLWCRVSLADAPTITGYVAEDYLSD, from the coding sequence ATGCGTCGCAGCTTTGTCACGTTTCTTGCGTTGGGCGCCCTTGCGGGCTGCGTCTCGCTGGGAAGCCCCACGGTCGTCCGCAACACCGGGGCCGAGCTTCTGAAACTGCGCGCGGGGCCGGGGCTGGGATACAATGTGATCCTCGGCCTGCCCGACGGCACCCGCCTCGTGCGCCGCGATTGCGTAACAGAGGTCGGCCAACTGTGGTGCCGCGTCTCCTTGGCCGATGCGCCGACGATCACGGGGTATGTGGCAGAGGATTATCTGTCGGATTGA
- a CDS encoding M48 family metallopeptidase gives MRILALILSLTLAGCVTTPVVVATPTAPRPAPGPVVTRSPTQAAQSFVQVVEDVMPVARAACNARTQGVRCDYLVVVDDRMNQPPNAFQTLGRNNQPVVGFTLPLILSARNDDELAFILAHEAAHHIEGHIARGRASARSGALVAGALVAASGGDAIAVREAQDFGAFYGARRYAQGFELEADSLGAVLAEQAGYDAVRGIMFFQNAPDPGTRFLGTHPPNAQRIANVRRVVGR, from the coding sequence ATGCGCATCCTCGCCCTGATCCTGTCATTGACCCTTGCGGGCTGTGTGACCACGCCCGTCGTCGTGGCCACACCAACCGCGCCACGGCCCGCGCCGGGGCCCGTCGTTACCCGCAGCCCGACGCAGGCCGCGCAGTCCTTCGTGCAGGTGGTGGAAGACGTGATGCCCGTCGCCCGTGCCGCCTGTAACGCACGGACGCAAGGCGTGCGCTGCGATTACCTGGTGGTGGTCGACGACCGCATGAACCAACCGCCCAACGCCTTCCAGACGCTGGGGCGCAACAATCAGCCGGTGGTTGGCTTCACGCTGCCGTTGATCCTGTCGGCTCGGAACGACGATGAGCTGGCGTTCATCTTGGCGCACGAGGCCGCGCACCATATCGAGGGGCACATCGCACGGGGCCGCGCGTCGGCCCGGTCCGGTGCTCTGGTGGCCGGGGCCTTGGTGGCCGCTTCCGGTGGGGATGCAATCGCGGTGCGAGAGGCGCAAGATTTCGGCGCGTTCTACGGCGCGCGCCGCTACGCGCAGGGGTTCGAGTTGGAGGCAGATTCGCTGGGCGCGGTGCTGGCCGAGCAGGCCGGCTACGATGCGGTGCGGGGCATCATGTTCTTCCAGAACGCCCCCGATCCCGGCACCCGGTTCCTTGGCACCCATCCGCCCAATGCGCAGCGTATCGCCAATGTGCGGCGGGTTGTCGGGCGATAA